Below is a window of Drosophila miranda strain MSH22 chromosome 3, D.miranda_PacBio2.1, whole genome shotgun sequence DNA.
CTTGCGATTTTGcttattttttttctatttgCACATTTCCGCTGCGACTAATCTGCAATTATGTTTTACATAAAAATCCTATCACATACAACAACAGAGCGTGTGTcagggagagggagggagcGACCGAAGAAGAGCGAGTGTGAAGGGAAAAACTTTTCACAAACTTTGTCCAGGCGCTGATTGTTTTCCCTGCTCTGATAGCCATAGCCGGggaaatacaaatatttaacaacaacaaaaacacagaGAGAACAGAAAAGTTGATTCGAAGGCCGAAGCATTTGATACCCTTAAGGATACATTGTTATTTATAATCAAATAAAGACTGACGCCATTTGATGCTGGTCAAGAATACTTGGAGTATAGGCTTGGAAATACTTCCTTCACAGCACTGCAAACATTCGATTAAAATCAGAACACCCTTTGCCAGGACACAACAATGACGACTGGGAAAACTATCAGAGACAAAGTAGCGTATTAACGGACagacggcagcagcaacagcagcaacaacaccagcagcagcagcagcagcagcagtggcagtggcagtggcagtggcagtagcaGTTTCATCTCTGGCAAGCGTTTCGTATACGCATTAAATTTGTAATCTCAATTTGAATTCGAGAGAAGGCGAAACCCGAACACAAGTTGGTCTTAGAGCAGAATATGAACCGCATCCAGTAGTGGCATAGACTATGGCTAAAATAACAACTAATTAGAGGGATTCGCATATCGAGAGAgccagatagagagagagagagagtggggaTGGAGTCGATGAACTGAACGATTTAGAGCAACAGGTGAAACCGAAGGTCTGATCAAATCTGTTAATTACGTAATGAAATTAAGTATTGAGAAAATATAAGAAAACTATAAGAAGCTCCAGAAAAACCCCTTCTGCCAATACATTTCACAGCGGATAATTCTTGCGGAACCCATTAGAGGTTGACCTCTGAAAGAACAGGCAGCAGCGGTAAGCGGTAAGCGTTCCTTGATTAATGGGATCTATTTGAATAGTGATGCCACTCGCAAGCAGCTCCACTTGAAATTGAAGCACACAGACAACTAATTGGCATATGAATCACAGGCCAGAACAATAATTTCAGGATGTTGCAAGTCTCCAGAAGCTCTGCGTATTTAATAACTTAGAGCAGGAAATGAGAACTGGTaaatgggaaatgggaaaCGGGAAACACTCTTCCTTTGACCAAATCCAGCTAAAGCTATTCGATGCATTTAGAAGCATTTACGTGTCGTCCTGGGTACCCATCCTACATCGTACATCCCACATCCCACATTCTACACTCCACATGATATTCACTTTGAGATATTTTcgtttcaatttcaattgcaAGTCACTTGGAGAGATTAAGTGGGGTAAGGTGACCTCCCGATGCTACATCCTGGATCCTGATGGCCATAAATGCGTTGTGGTTGATAGGTTCTTGCCGCACGGGGGCCAGAACTGGAGCTGGGCCAGGCCGGGCCGGGCTGGGCTGGTtgtgaagcagcagcagcagcagcagccatgtcAGCTgttggccagcagctggatTCGGTTCTCGAATGCATTTCGTACATGATAATGACGTTGGTTCTTGTTGGACTTTGTTGCTGTTCTTGTTGCATGCGTTGCATTTGCAAGCGAGGGGCGGGGGCCCGGATAGGCCGTGAGCCTGTCTCGATGCCTCCTGCTGTGGCTTGTCGTGGTGTGGTTTATGGCAACATCTTGTCCAATTTATTACCACTTTCATTTGGTAGCATAATAggccatgcacacacacacacacacacacacacacacacacacacaaaagcacTTGCGGCTGGCAACTGCTGCACAAGCAGAGTCGTATGCATATATCTATAGCACGTAGCACTCAAAAATactcaaacattgaaaattggagttctcgttctcgttctctCTGTCTGTCGTCTCGTTTCTGCTTCATCAGTTACATGCTCTGAATAATTCAAGCGTATTCGGATTCCCCCAAAGTAGGCCTTTGTCAAAAAAAgcaaatgttttttttttctaaccAGTCATCGCTTATACCCCTCGCTGGAATGGATAAAGGCGCTTATATGTACTCGAATTTGCCTCTCAAAAGTAATTAAAGTATTTTTTGTAAATCATATTGGCTTCTCTTTATACATTTTTGTTTGCAATAAATGTGTGTTTTTATGAGAGCAGCGATTTCAGGGTATGTTGGCTCCACGGAATTAATTGTCTTCGGAAAGCAGAAGGAAGAGTTTCCAAATAAACATCATATATACATTCCCGATGTACCCATTACTTTATCTATGAACACTTGAAGCTGCTCAAGAGCTACAGCTACCCCCAAATATGATCCACTTCCACTTCAGATATGTTCTTCATTCTTTTACAATCTAAAGAACACAGTGCTATTTTCTCCCGAAACCctaaaaaatatattataCTAGAAGGGAATCAAAAAGTCGGGATATCCAggcaaattgtttttttttttagattaTTTTAAAGCGTTCCATTCGCAGCCTTCTGTTGCAGAAGTCCCCCTCTGTGTCCAGTCCATTAACTGCTGATTGTTGTACAACTATCGCATAATTATTGCATATTATTACCAGGCCTATTAGCATATTTCAGCAAGGATAGTGGCCCACGGGATGTCCCGTGCCACGCTCAACAGGCAGCTGCCCCGTCAtgtattacgtatacgcaatgCTTGACGCGAGCCATTTCTGGTGCAAATCCCCAGGCGCAGTTAGCGgaagaaaaaaagagagagacagaaaagtTTACTGTCAGTTTGGCGGCTGTTAAAAAACAGAACTCAAGTGTTGAATGCACAGCCACACCATGCCACTAGTTTTAGCTCCCCCTTGCATATCCTCGCCGTGTTTGTGTGGGTCTCTTTTGAGGCCTTTCaacagcagcgacagcaacaCTCGAGGGCGGATAGTGTGGCAGGGGCGTAGGCGCTTTTTAATTGCACTGAAAACAAAATGCTAAACACTTGTTGGCTGCCGCCTGGCTGCCTTCCAGctagttgctgctgttgctactgttgctgctgatatGGCATGCCTCCTATGCCTCCTCCCGGTCGAGGTGTCGTCAAAGCTCTTTTAACATAGTCAAATCCGTGCAGTGTCGTGTCATGCCcgtcagcagcagctgctgtgccatTTGCTGTTGATGTTGCAATGGCAGTGCCAGCCCCAGTCgccgatgctgttgctgttgcagggGCAACTGCTTTGATTGTGTGCCATAACTGAAGGCAGTTTCTATGTGGCGCTTCCTTTGGTGTTGTTTCTCCTTTTCCCTTCGAGTGTCTGAAGTTCTGCTTTGATCGCATTGCAACATTCTGCGACAGTTTTAGGATTGTAATGGGCTCCCAGGGAGGCATTGGCAGAAGAAGTGAATGGAATTATTCTTTGATTGATTCTTCTTTATTTTCGATTGATTTCTAAGGCAGGCATTCGATAATGATTGATCTACCGTTAAGCATTCCTTTGGATGATAAACGGCTCATTAAATTACCCCTTTCGATCAGATAGTGCTACTTAATTTCAATTGCACTTGTTCCCCCTCCAATATATTCGATTTATTGAGCGCTTCATTAGCCGCGAACCATGTTTAATTAACGAGCACAATGGAGGAGTGTGTCACTGACGTTGGCGTTGACTGTGTCGGGTTGGAGGGTGAAATTTCCGACTCTCTGGTGACATTTGAAAAGTTTAAAATAATATAATTTTCAGCGCTATAGCTATATAGCAATGTATATATGGCAAACTAACAAGTTCGACTGTCGGGAAGCCCTGCCTGGGGATGGCTGGGGATGACTGTGGGGCAGCAGCTAGACGGGGTTTGTCTTAGCCAACTTTTCAACCCGAAAGAAGGAAAACTTTTGCGCTGCACTGTTGCAATGGACCTggacacccacacacacatacatctCTATTGTAAGATGTGTGTATGTAGGTGGGTATGTGCGAGCATGGGAAAGTTTTCTTGGCGCTGGGCCGGGGGAAAACGCAGCGTTTTCCGGGGAAACCAGGCAGCATCGGCGTAGTCTTTGGGGAAATTAAACATTTTCTATTTGAAAACTTTGCTCGTGTGTCTTTTGCGAATTCtggtgctgctgatgctgctaatgctgccgctgctgctggagcaACAGTTGCCCCTCCTTTCGGGTCACACTTTCGCATTACATTAGATGCCTTTGTTCCTGCAACAATTGCGGAAGTCATAATTTTTCCTAATTTTTTTCCTTGTGCCAACTTTCGGGTCGTCGGTTCCTGTGACAAATTCAGCAGCAAATTGCTGGCAGATTTCCGACACCAACCGAAAAACTTTACTGTGAAAGTTCACGTTCAGGCTCTGGCTACAGAAGGGGTGGCACGGGGGCAAGGCGGCACGTCGGCACGGTGGCAGGGATCTAAATGTCAAGCGGGTTACTGTCATAGGTGTTGCATATTTAATGCGCCGCCCCCGGTGGCAACACCAGCAgtgctgcaacagcaacagcagcaaaaacaacatcCATAGGAACAATTCAGCGATTGAGGCAAGTGCACCCCAAACGCAAAGTGCATGCAAATATTTTTGTCAACGATTGTTTTGCTCCCGGAATGAGGAGCTCTGACTGCAGTTGAAAGTGCagcagagagagcgagagagagagagagagaggctgctGGGACCTGGGTCAGGGGTCAGGGACAGGCAAAAGGACAGAGCCCAGTTGTTGTCAACTGTTTGAGTAATTGTCGTTGGTGTGAAATTTGGCAACGCTGACACAGAGCCGGAAAAGGATTTGCTGGGTTATGTATGGTCCAAACTCTGATTGAGATGAAGGAGCAGCTGGATCGAGCTCTGAATCTAAACGGCCATCGATGGATATATATGGCTATTTCCGCTATGACGCGGTCCCCAAACGTTGCCAAATTTCACTAATCACTGTGGATGGGAAATTTAACATTACGCCCGACATTCACTTTCAAATGGGATTGAAACGTTGCCAAAATTCCCATTAAATGGAAATTAATTAAACTACCATCTATCTTCATGTGCAGGAATATACAGTTTCGAGTCTTCTCAAGCCGATTGCAGTCTTTTTGTCTGACTTTTCACgaaaaaaatcaattaaagcgtgttaccaaaaaaaaaaagaagatattGGAGTGCCGGAAAACTACGAAAAAACCCCCGTAGCTGATGGAAAAAATACGCATTTTCAGTGGGCAAACACGATGCATAGCGtataaaaaccaaaacaataaaaaagattctttaaacaaaaaaaaaaaaaaaattgattcaaaaaaaccgaaaataaTTTGCACATTGCCGAAATGGAAATGCAGTGAGAGTGAATCCGAATCAAGTGCGGACATGGGGCTTGCATCTGCTGGGGCATTATCAAATAATTCAGTTGTAATCTATTTTAATCTGGCAGACATCCCTCAGCAAAATGTTTGCTTGTTTGTTAACCCATTGGCAATCGCGGGAATCCTATCTATTTATTTCGCCGTTTTGCTAAACATTTCCGAGATTTAAATGCGGATTCAGGacaaatcaaatatttacATACGCACATATACATACTCCCAGGCACTGTGACTATCTGATGGAATGATGGAAATGTCCAGCTATATTTATGTCACAGGATTTTTTCCACCAAACCAAACGAGAAATATACGAATGATTTAAGCGGCTTAGTGTAATGGCTGCCGACCAGCGGGTCTTAGAGCAACGAATCTGTTGCGGTGGCATAAATTATACAATTTAATTTGGCAATATAGATTAACAAGTTCATGAAACAgaatatgcacatatgtactGAACTACAGAGCAAATGGAAATAAACAAACGTTATCTGATAGTTGTTTTTTCGGTCAGCTCAATTTCAGCTGGCATACACTCAATAGTCGGCTTTTGAATATGtttaaaataataatagcTTCAAAGCCTTTGAGTTGGAACCAATCAAGAGTTTTGTGTACAAAGCATTGTTGTGTGTTCCTATTGAAGACACTGACACTGACCCTGACATTCCCTTGATATTAGTAGCTTTAACTACCTTCCTACTATAACTCAATATGATGAATGACCCTAGAGATAAGGAAAGCAAATAAGTACAAAATTCTTCGAGCTTTGAGCTAATAAATTCCACAAAATTCCCATAAAAGAAGGGCCTTTTTTAATGAAAATTCATTTGGTGAAAATGTGCCGTTTACTACTCCTTTTGGCAGCCCTGCCCGTGACGGTACTTAGTCGGCAGTACGCTCCTCGCCTGATTGGTGGCACCACCGTGGAGATTCAGGATGCTCCTTGGCAAGCATCGATCGTGATCAAAAATGAACCCCTATGCAGCGGAGCCATCATCATGGAGAACCTCATTCTGACCAGCGGCTGGTGTGTCCACAGGGTCCCCGCCTCAAAGCTGAAAGTGCGCGTAGGCACTAGCTCCCGGAGCACTGGAGGATCCCTGATCGCCGTCTGTAAGGTCCACATCCACCCGCACTACTTCCTGGACCGCTACGACAACGACCTGGCTCTGCTGTACCTCTGTGAGAATGTGACCCTAACCGATAATAGGGTTCAGGTGGTACCACTGGCCTCGGAAACTCCCAGTGACAATGCGGAGGGCATCGTCTCCGGCTGGGGCCACACCTCGTCGAGCAGCTTGTGCATCTTGTGGAGCAAAATGATCTCGATTCTTGCTCGGGTAAGATTGTTCTGGATAGATTTCCTTACACCCAGATCGCAGCAGTTGCAGCAGGCCAACGTGAAAATCCTCAACTGGCAGCAGTGTGCAGCGGATCGATCGATCTTTGGACATTTCAACCCCATCCAAGGCCTCTCCGAGCGGACCCTCTGCACCATTGGGGTTGggggcactggcactggcactggcactggcacggGCGCCTGCTACTTCGACGAGGGCGCTCCTCTGGTAGTAAATGGCATCCTGGTCGGCATTCTGGGGACGGTAGGCTGTGCCGGGAAGCCCGATGTCTATGCTAATCTGGCGCAGCACAAGAGTTGGCTAAAGGAGAACACCAAATAGCGGGTGGAGAAGTAGCTGCTCGTGGCTGCTCTTGCCAAATGTGTTTCCCATGTGTTTCTTTTTGCGAGTGCAACCACAGTCCTGGGGCGCCACTCAGCCCAGGACTACGGCCGAGTCCATGCAAATGTGTCTCCGCAATGACCGCTGGACAGTTGCATTATTCATTGTGGTTTCAACAAAGGGAAAAAAGTTCTAAAGGGAATGTTAATGGATGCTTTCGAAGCCTAAAGTACCCTTGGAAGTGCAATTGTTTTAGTCACTCAAACATACTACATTACATATCTGTAAAGCTTAGAAACACTATCTATAAATCTTTGTATCTACATATATCACATAAATAAGCTTAAATTTCATACAGCATTTTAGCCAGAGATCGTAGGACACACGGACAAGGTTCTAGAGCGACTAATCTAGTGCATACCCACTACTCCAGACGATACCCTCCACAAAAACCCGATCAAATTGCCTGTAGCCATGTACTTAActtaattaaagtttattttttgTGCTCTGCCCCAAAAAAAGCAAAAGGGCCAAAGACAAATGGAAGGAGGTGGCGGCAAGGCCATGATGAAGAGACTCGTAAGGTTGACACCATTTATAAGCTGCAGAAGCTGTGGCAAGTGCAACCGCGACAGGTAGAAGGCTTCACTCCTGCCACAAAATCAAGATCTGGGGACACGGGATTTGCTTGGGATGcaggcagccagcagcaggcagccagcagcaggcagccggCAGCCGGCAGGAAAGGAAAACACTTTTAGTGGAAATTGAAAagttctctctttctctctgtttaGACAAATATCTCCGAGTGCTGGGCAGCTGGTCCTCCTTttggtgctgttgctgctgctgctgctactactgctgccactgcctcaAGGACATCGACACGAAAGCCGTTTTGACCATTTATCAGAATGTTATtggccaaaaacaaaaaagggGAAAGAGGGGAACAGAGAACAGAGGAACAGAGGAAAAGCCAAGGAAAGCACAGCCAGCAGAACGAAGACAACTGCAATAAAATGCAATGTTTCTATTACAGCGATTTACGTGCCACAGAGAgacacacagaggcacagtGATGACATGGCCATCAACGAACAGGGCTATTTCTGAAGGCTAGACATTCCCATAGGGAATGAAACTTGATCCTGATTGGAGTACTGTATCATAGTGGATTTCAAATGAATCATTCGACTTTCGGCCTTTTCTCGATTCAGATTGGGTTCGCCACGCAGTTACTGGCCGTCCATCTTTTTGATCCTTCACTGTACTTCAGATCCTGCTGTCCGTTTTCTCAACTCTACCCAATGTAGGGGTACCATTTCTCCGCCTCATGAGCAACATTTTTATGGCTTCTTCGGAAAGGCGAGTTCTGTGCAAAGTTTCCCTGGAATGATGTCCCTTTCCCAATGACTTTCTGTAGTACGTATGTTCGCTGGTGTGGTGTTGTTTGGGTTGTTTGTTAACTAGCGGCAACTAGAAGATAAGCAGCCCCCAAATGTTTCTCTTGTCGTTGGTCAAAAGCATTGCCACTCCTGCTCCTCTGCTCCTCCACTCCTCTGCCTTTCTGGCCATTTTAATTGCTGTTGAACTTTGTGTTTGGCAATTTCCCCggcaacaaaaacagaaataaaacaGAAGCGAACCCATTTCAGCAATTGCAGCAACAACAGGAGCTTGCAACAAATCGAAGCAATATATTTGATTTAACTTGTTTGAACAGAACATATTGTAGTTCTGTTGCCTTTTGTTTGTTcggttttctttttgttgacGCGCTTTTAAAACTATTTGGGGAATTGCGGAGATTTGTGGCAGCATGCGGAATTATTATGGCAGTCATGCCACAATTCATGGCAAGTCAAATGGGGACTTCCATCCATTGTTGGGAATCGATTTGATTTTTTCCTCAAAAGTAATTCTAATGAAAGTCCAAATTAGTTGACATAATAGcagtaatttaatttttttaaaatatcCTTTGTGCTCATTGTCCGGTGGCAATTAAttatttaacatttttttatAGCTggcttttttttgtatttttttattcTCTTAATACATTGTATTATTCGTATGTTAACcaaattttcattttccaATTAAGCTTAATATGTTTTTAATTCATGCACTAGcttatttaattgaatttgttaTGCAAAGCGATTCGCTTTTCTTGCTACCGCTTTCGCGCGCaggctctcgctctctctctgcatTTTTCTGCAGCATTTTTACCATTTCAGGGGATGTGATGATTTCGCCCAGAGGTTTGCAACGGACAGAAGGATGAATATATTGTGTAGATTATTTCTGTTCAGCATCCATCTGTTTGCGTGATTCGACCCGCCTGCACTCCAATCTCGGACATCGCACAGTTGATCTTCAACTGACTCTTTGTCGCATCTAAAGGTGTGTTTTCGCTATTGTTCTGCCCCACAATAAACTAAACCATCATCGAATTGTCATTAAATAGATCGTAAACTACGCTGCTGAAAAAGCTCAGCAGCTGAGCAATCAGTTTTCAGAAGCCGTTTTCAAGGGTATCTCGTATGCCGCCATCCCCTTTATTTCCTGTTCTGTTTTTCCGACAATTAAATGTTGCGCTTCAATCGACAGGACAGCGAAAGAGAGTGTGAGAAATGGGAGATGGGAGGGGAAGAGCAGCAAAAACATTTAAATTAGGATTAGTTCCATATGTGCGTGAGCTTTTAAATCAAAACGGGCTCAAATAGAGAATGAGGGAGCGGGCGGGCGCGGGGCGCCGTGGGGGACCGTTTTTGGCCATTTGGCATATTTTTCTTTACGCCGCGGGAATATTGATTCGGTTCTggagccacacacacacacacacccacatgAATTAATGTCCTAACAACATTTGTAACTGAGCATTTGTCCGTTGGTCATGGGCCTGCACACTCCCCTGGACGGACATTAGGAGACATTCAAACAGAGTGCGCGGGCACGTCGGCATCGGCACCGGCGAGCGCATTTTCAAATTATATTATTTTTGAATGGCTTTTTAGAAATTAATAATTACACATGACagctatgtgtgtgtgcaagaGGGGTGGTAGGGACGTGTACGTggcatttaatttttatattatgCAACTGACAGCGAGTTGCGGGGTTAACGGCTTTAATAGCTGCACAAATGAAAATGCATACTGCCAATGGAGGAGTAAAACAGAAACGGTAGAGTAGAAGGCAATGCAGGGCAAGCCAGGGAAAATGTAAGGAAAAACTGTGCCTAATCTGGCTATCTACGATTCGAATGATCTTCGGCCTTGGTTGGCCCAAAAGTGAAAGAAACTGCAGAGTAAACTATCCTTCATTATCGAACAGAAGAATATTAATCGCTGGTTGGATCCGTCGTTAAATTATCTGGAGTACAGGGACATCGCAGGAAGAACGATAATTAAGAGTTCCCTCTTACTTGTAGAGcgaatgaagactatcttcCTATAGATTTTGCTATGGATACAGAGGAAGAGCAATCAGTCTTTCGCAAAGACTGCAGTACTGCTTGCACCTTGCTTTTGTGTTACCTGTTTCTAGTCTTCTTCCTCTCTCAGCCACATTTCCTATTGCTTTTTTCCCCAGGATAATTTATGAACCGAAATTGCGACCATTGAGCAGCATTTGCCATACATTTTCCAGCATTTTCCACCATTGTTGTATCGCATGTGGTGCGGCGACAACTCTTTCGGACAGGCTACATCTGTGGGCTCTATTTTTTTGGGGGCTCTCTGCTCTGCTTCGGGCATCCCACATCACATTCGTATCTTCCAATCCTTTATTTTCCGCCTTTCTTTATTGGGGATTTTCTTTTGGCGCTTGGGTCCCCATACGCAGGCCGTCCGCCAAAATATTTGGCCCGTTTTCTCTGACTCTGGTTCTCCGGAGGCGACACCAACACCGACTctgactgggactgggactgggactggagCTGCGACTCTGAATACTTGGTCTCCCATTATTAATTGCTAACGTGCGCTGATTTCTGTGCTACACTTTTTGCCCGCTCTCTTTGTGGCACATTcattgttgcttttgtttgtGTCTCTCTGTTATTTGTTGCCGGTCTGCCTTTCTGCCAATGTTCAATGCCATTTAACCCTTTCGCTGCTCCCTGCTCCATGCACCCCGTTTGGTGTTTTCGTTTTCCCTGCTCActgtttttcttttccctGTGCCCTCATCCGAGATTCCCTGTTTGCTGTCCAATGGGCTCAGCAGTGACATTCATGCACCGGCGAGCAGAGCGTCACAGGGGATCGGGATCCCCCGTAAGGCAATAAATCAATGCAtgctctctctgtgtgtgtcctCTTTAAAGTCTATCTGTCTAGCTGCCGCTCCATTTCCCCATCTCCCATGATGCTCActgttaaatttaatgcaTTACATATTCCTTTCACCAGGTATATTTGTAAGGAGAGATAGGGCGAATGCCTTACCTTGGCACTTGTCTGCCCTTGTTCATAGTTGCCTAATGAGGAAACCATATCCAGAAACCAGACGGTGTCGCGGTCGTGCTTCTAGTTGCTTAATTAATTGTCAATTTTGTGCTGCATTTAGCAATTATATGGTCCATACGTCGATTCCATTTGACGTTGATTAGCTTTTGCAATGGTATTTCTATGACTATTTCAAGACAAATACACTTTAATTTAACACTTTTCCACCGCCAAAGAATGCGACTGCAACGAAATAGTAGGCAACTGCAACTTGGTTACTTACAGCGGTTTTAACATCCTCCAAGGAGAGAGTGAAGGCAGGAGATTCCAGAGAACTGGGGAACCAACAATGGACCATCTCCATAATGTGTATATTGAAAAAAACTGAAAGCAAATTCATGCAAAAACACACAAATTATGTTACACGATAGGTTTTTGACGGCACTCATTTGGACTGCCGGTATCGGTATTGGTGTAAGCTATTAGCGACTTCGTGGAATACTTTTGAACCATCAAATGCACAGAAAATCATGTAAAAATCGACGGTTACATGGTTACATGGATTACGGTGGAAAACGTATCGTATAACATCAGCTGATGAGAGGCAGGGGGACCAACAGGCAGAGGGGAGGGTCAAACAGTAAGAGCAGGTCTTTTCCTGCTGCCATAAATCTGCA
It encodes the following:
- the LOC108158068 gene encoding trypsin-1; amino-acid sequence: MKIHLVKMCRLLLLLAALPVTVLSRQYAPRLIGGTTVEIQDAPWQASIVIKNEPLCSGAIIMENLILTSGWCVHRVPASKLKVRVGTSSRSTGGSLIAVCKVHIHPHYFLDRYDNDLALLYLCENVTLTDNRVQVVPLASETPSDNAEGIVSGWGHTSSSSLCILWSKMISILARVRLFWIDFLTPRSQQLQQANVKILNWQQCAADRSIFGHFNPIQGLSERTLCTIGVGGTGTGTGTGTGACYFDEGAPLVVNGILVGILGTVGCAGKPDVYANLAQHKSWLKENTK